From Bacteroidota bacterium:
GAATCAAGCCTCACAGGACTGATATCCGCATACGTTTCTTCGCGCGACAACAAAACATTCACAGCTTTTTGTCCGCCTTCAACTGTTTCAATTAAGTTGGGTAATTCACGGTAAGCATCAGGGCCGACAACAATATCAACGATTTTTTCCTGCTCTAGGAATTGGGTCTTCAACCGTTCAGCCATACAGCCCATAACCCCTACCATAAGTTTAGGATTATGTCTTTTCACAACATTAAATTCTTTTAAACGATTACGCACACGCTGCTCAGCATTCTCGCGAATTGCACAGGTATTAACCAATATCAGGTCGGCACTTTTATAATCAGAGGTAGTTGAATATCCTTTTTCGATCAAAATAGAAGCAACGATCTCACTGTCCGAAAAATTCATGGCGCAACCGTAACTTTCAATAAAGACCTGCCTGCCGACAATATTCTTATCAACACTTAAAAGCAATGCTTCACCCTGCCTTGACTCATCAATTATTTTGTTTCCCATTATATAACTGCTACAGATAAAAAGTCCCTCAACATAATTAATCGAAGAGGGATTTAGCTTTGTCTGCCTATTTTAGTAAAGGCAGGCACAAATATAACCATTTTCACACACCTGACAAAATGGCACAATTCCAATTGTTGAAAAAATTTTTTGGAGCTTATATATATATATAATATATATATAATCAAACTGCCAAAAAAAATTGATTTGCAAATGTCATATCAAAGTGTTTTTCTTTGCAGTTCGGCATATTTCAAAAATTGACCGTTTTGAGTGATTTTAAAATTGACTAATTATAAGGTATGGCAAAGAACCTGTTCATCGTTGAGTCGCCTGCTAAGGCAAAAACCATTGAAGGATTTTTAGGTAAAGAATACACTGTTAAGTCTTCCATAGGTCATATCCGCGATCTTATTCAAAAGAAAATGGGTATTGATATCGCGAATAATTTTGAACCTCAATACGAGATATCCCCAGAAAAGAAAGGCGTAGTTGCCGAATTAAAAAAATTAGCAAAAAGTGCCGATACCGTTTGGTTAGCAACGGATGAGGACCGTGAAGGGGAAGCCATAGCATGGCATTTATATGAAGCATTGGATCTTAATGATAAAAAAACAAAACGTGTAGTTTATTCCGAGATCACGAAGCCGGCCATTTTAAAAGCTATTGATAATCCGCGTAAAATTGATCAACACCTCGTTGATGCACAACAGGCCCGCAGGGTACTTGACAGACTTGTTGGCTATGAACTATCCCCTATTCTGTGGAAAAAAGTAAAACCATCACTTTCCGCCGGTCGTGTTCAAAGCGTCGCCGTTCGATTAATTGTTGAGCGCGAACGTGAGATCATGAATTTTAAAAGTGTTTCAACGTATAAAGTTTCAGCTGTATTTGAAACTGAGGGTAAAGCCCTTATAAAAGCCGAACTTTCAAAAAAACTGGCAACCCTTGATGAGGCCAAAGCATTTCTTGAAAAATGTAAAACCGCGGACTTTTCGATCTCAAACCTGGAGACCAAACCTGCGAAAAAATCCCCATCGGCACCATTCACAACATCAACATTACAGCAGGAAGCAGGCCGCAAATTCGGTTATTCGGTTGCCCATACCATGAGTATTGCACAGCGACTCTATGAAGCAGGTAAAATAACTTACATGCGTACCGATAGCGTGAATCTTTCAGATGCCGCACTCGATGCCGCACAAAATGAAATCAAACGTATTTACGGCGACAAGTATCACCAACTGCGGAAATATAAAACCAAGAGTAAAGGCGCGCAGGAAGCTCACGAAGCGATCCGCCCCACGTATATGAACCAGCCAACCGTTGATGGCGAAGTGCAGGAAATGCGCCTGTACGACCTCATCTGGAAACGCACACTTGCTTCGCAGATGGCGGATGCCGAACTGGAAAAAACAACGGTTACAATTACTGTTTCAACAGCAAGCGAGATTTTTATAGCCCAGGGGGAAGTGTTAAAATTCGATGGATTCCTGAAAGTTTACATGGAGACAAAAGAGAACGATGGCGATGAAGACGAAGCGACAGAAGGAATACTTCCGCCAATGAAGATCGGCGAAAAATTAATCTCACAGAACATAACCGCGACTGAACGCTTCTCACATCATCCTCCGCGCTACACGGAAGCCAGCCTCGTTAAAAAACTCGAAGAACTTGGCATTGGCCGTCCGTCAACTTACGCACCAACTATATCAACCGTGCAAAAACGCGGCTATGTTGTAAAAGAAGACCGCGTTGGAACATCACGCAACTATAATGTGTTGACGCTTAAAGGCACTGAACTTAAACAGGAAGTACAAAGTGAAAACACAGGTGCCGAAAAATCAAAACTCTTTCCGTCTGATATCGGAATGGTTGTAACCGATTTTTTGATTGCCAACTTCAAAGAAATTCTTGATTACAATTTCACGGCGCACGTTGAAGAAGAGTTTGATGAAATTGCCGAAGGCAAATTAACCTGGACAAAAATGCTAGACCAGTTTTACAAACCCTTTCATAAAACTGTTGAAGCCGCTGAAGGAAGTGAACGCGCAAGCGGTGAGAAGATCTTAGGCAAGGATCCGAAAACGGGAAGAACAGTATTGGTCCGTATTGGACGCTTTGGCCCTATGGTGCAACTTGGCGAACAGCATGATGAAGAAAAACCGCGCTATGCAAGCATGCGCAAAGATCAGCGCATTGATAATATTACGCTAGAAGATGCGTTGACACTGTTTAAGCTTCCGCGCATAGTTGGAAAATTTGAAAACGACGATATCACTGTTGCCATAGGCCGCTTCGGGCCGTATATAAAAAACAACGGCGCTTTTGTTTCCATTCCGCGTGAAGACGATCCGTATACAATTTCACTGGAACGTTGTGAAGAAATTTTAAGGTTACCCAAAATGCCTAAAGTATTGGGCACACACAACGGGCAGGAAATAAGTGTTAACAAGGGTCGTTTCGGCCCATATATAAAATACGGTAACACGTTTGCTTCATTGAGTAAAGGCGAAGATCCTTTCAGCGTTACATTACCGCGGGCTATTGAACTGATAGATGCCAAACTTCTAAAGGACGCAGAGAAGAACATTAAACTTTTCCCGGAGAATGCCGATGTGAAAGTTGTAAATGGCCGCTACGGACCATGCATACAGATCGGACGTAAGTTTTTTAAAATACCGAAAGGCAAAGCGCCTGTTGATCTTACACTACAGGAATGTTTAGAGGTAGCAGGCGTTACGTCAAGCGACGAAATCACAAAAGCGAAATTTGGAAAATTTACAAAAGGGAAAACTCCTGAAGCAAAAAAAGAAAAACCCGCGAAAAAAACACCGGCGAAAAAAACGGTTAGTCCTGTAACTCCGGCGAAAGCAAAAAAAGCAGTAAAAAAAACAATAGCAAAAAAGAGTAAATCCAGGGTCAAAATATAATCCCGCCGGCAGGCAGATTTATATTTTACAATTTGCAATCTGTAATTTTTCAATGGAGCTAAAAGATTTCTTCTCACCAATTGACCTGTCAGTTTTTAACGATGGTGAGTCGTATTCCAAAAACCGGCTTGGCGCGACCGTCAGAATCTTTTCAACCGAAAGCGAATTTCCGAAACTCGAAAAAGTAAAACTGGCCATCATAGGTGTTGAAGACGATCGCAGATCTCTCAACAATGAGGGCTGCGGGCTGGCCTCTCATTATATCCGCGAATACCTGTATAAATTATCGGATCACAAATTCAATATTGGAATTGCTGATCTCGGGAACATTAAAGCAGGACATAAAGTGGAAGACACTTATTTCGCCGTTGCGGACGCCTGTTCACAGCTGATATCTCAAAAGATCATCCCGGTAATTATTGGCGGCGGCAATGATATCGCCTTTGCACAATACCAGGCTTACGAAAAACTTTCGCAGACCATCAACATGGTAGCTGTTGATCAGAACTTCGACCTGGGTGATGCGGATGAAACACTCAACTCAAAAACATATTTAGGAAAAATAATTCTGCAGCAGCCTAATTATCTTTTCAATTACAGCAACATCGGGTATCAGACTTATTTTGTGGATCACAAAGAACTCGACCTGATGACCAAACTCTATTTTGATGTGTATCGCCTCGGGCAGGTACGCGCCAAAATTGAAGAAGTAGAACCGATCGTTCGTAATGCCGATATGATGAGTTTTGATATTTCTGCCATTCGTCAAAGCGATGCTCCCGGATGTTATAATACAACACCAAATGGTTTTTATGGAGAAGAGGCTTGTCAGATTACCCGCTATGCCGGCATGAGCGACAAACTTACGTCCATCGGTTTTTATGAAATAAATCCTAAAAAGGACAAAGCGGGGCAAACAGCTCACCTCGTTGCTCAAATGATCTGGTATTTTGTTGAAGGGTTTTGTAACCGTAAGCAGGATTTCCCGTTTAAAACAGGAACAGATTACACCAAATACCGTGTTGTGATCAAAAATAACGAATATGAGCTTACTTTTTATAAAAGCAATAAAAGCGACAGATGGTGGATGGAAGTTCCCTATCCGCCTGATAAAAGACTTAAATTTGAACGACATTATTGGGTCCCTTGTTCGTATGATGAATACCAGGAAGCCTGTAAAGATGAAATGCCGGACAGATGGTGGCAAACTTTTCAAAAATTGGGATAACCTTCAAATTTGAAGTAATTATTAACTGTTTTTTCAAAAAATTGTTCATAAGGTTGGTATTTATAAATATAATTAGTAGTTTAGCGTTCCAGTAATTGCATACGGACCATTAAAAAATTTCTTTTGAAGATGAAAAAAACCCTTACCACACTTGCCTTAGCTGTTAGTGCAGGTGCATCATTTGCGCAGCAAGATGCACAGTTTAGCCAGAATATGTTTAATAAACTTTCTATAAATCCGGGCTTTGCCGGAACCAATAAAGCTATCTGTGCCACAGCATTATACAGACAACAGTGGGTAAGCTTCCCTGGTGCTCCTAAAACCGGTCTTATCAGCATAGATGCATTTGTGAATCCTGTTCATGGTGGCTTAGGTCTTACAGTGTGCAGCGACCAGTTGGGTTTTGATAAAACATTGATCGCGAAAGCGGCCTATTCGTATCATATGGTTGTTGGTCCGGGTACATTAGGCATTGGTTTAGAAGCCGGAATGATTCAAAAACAACTATCCGGAACCTGGGTTACACCTGATGCTGCTTACCCCGCAACACAAGATGCTTCTATTCCTGATGCAAACGCCGCTAAAACTGTATTTGACCTTGGTTTTGGCGCATACTACACTACAGATAATGGAATGTATTTTGGATTATCTTCGACCCATTTACCTCAAACAACATTTAAAAAAGACGCTGCTCCTTCTGTAGCTGGCGCTGTTGCAGATATCTACAGATTTCAAAACGCACGCCATTATTATATAATGGCCGGATACCCCTTCTCTATTACTGATGATATAAAAATTATCCCATCTGTTTTAGCTAAAACAGATGCTACCTCCACTCAGCTTGATATAAATGCACGTGCCGTTTGGAAAGATATGGTTTGGGCAGGAGCTTCTTATCGCTTAACGGACGCAATTGTTGCTTTGGTTGGCTTCGAGTGGAACAAACTAAGAATAGGTTATTCGTTCGACGTAACTACATCGGCTATTAAAAACTACAGCAATAACACGCATGAGATCATGATCGGATATTGCTTCAAACCATTCAAACCACCTGTTCCAGCCGAACACCGTAACGTTCGTTTCTTATAATAACTTATATTGTTATTGATAAAAGCAAACCAGCAACGCACGTTTATGATACAGAACTATTGCAGAGTTAAAGCTTCTAAGGGGGATCATATTCTGCAAACTGAACCATATAATAATAAAGTTATAATTACGTTTTAATAAGTTAAACGCTAACAACAAAACAGATTACTAACTAAGGAGGTTCCCATGAAAAAATTACTCATACTGTGTTCGTTCGCTGCTTTGGTTGCTTCATGCAGCCATGGTACCGGTGAACTTGTTGGTGTACTTGGCCGCGAGGAATGGTTTCAGCCCGACCCGTTTGGAATGAACTACATTCATCCCGGAGGATATAATATGGGACCAAGTGATGAGGACGTAACATTCTCACACACCACTAAATCGAAAACAGTTTCTGTTCAATCCTTTTATATTGACGACTCTGAGATCTCGAACAACGAATACCGCCAGTTTGTGTTTTGGGTACGTGATTCTATTGCTCATCGTATATTAATTGAGCAAGGTATCGGCGAGCATGGCGTTTCAACTAACCAATACGACGAAGAAATCGATCCTCCGACTGTTAATTGGGATGAAGGTATCGAGTGGGACGATCAACAGGTTCGTGAAGCGCTGATCGATATGTACCTTCCTGAAAGCGAGCGTTTCTACAGAAGGAAGGAGATCGATACACGTAAATTAAACTTTGAATACTACTGGATCGACCTCAGAACCGCGGCAATGAAAATGAACCGCTTCCTGCCTTCTAAAACACCCGATGCTAACGGACAGGACTTTATTGATGGAAAAGGTAATTATACTGTTACCAAAACTGTTCATAAAGGGGATGGATTTTACGAGCCTGTTACCAAAAAAGGTGTTGATAGAAGTGTGTTCATTATTAAGGATATTATTAATGTATACCCCGACACTTTAGCTTGGGTTCATGACTATACCTATGCATTCAACGAGCCGATGACAAATATGTATTTCTGGCATCCCGCTTATGATGACTACCCTGTAGTGGGAGTAAGTTGGAAACAGGCGCGTGCGTTCTGTATATGGAGAACTCAATTACTTAACAGCTTTTTACAAAGCAACGGAGGCACATTTGTTAACGACTTCCGTTTACCAACTGAGGCTGAATGGGAATGGGCCGCACGTGGCGACCTTCTTTTAAGCCCATACCCGTGGGGAGGCCCATATATACGTAACGCCCGCGGTTGCTTCTTGTGTAACTTCAAACCAATGCGTGGCCTGTATTTTGATGATGGCGGTTTCCATACTGTACCTATTTATTCTTACAACCCAAATGACTTCGGCTTGTATTGTATGGCAGGTAATGCTGCCGAATGGACCAGCAATGCTTTTGATGAATCGGCATACGATTTTGCGCATGACCAGAACTCCGACTATGTTTATGAAGCACAGGAAAACGAACCATCTGTGTTAAAACGCAAAGTAATTCGCGGGGGATCGTGGAAAGATGTCGGGTATTACTGTCAAACCAGTTCAAGAACATACGAATACCAGGATACTGCAAAATGTTATATTGGCTTCCGTTGTGTAATGACTTACCTGGGACGTGCCAAAGGATCGGATGGTAACGCGGACAAATCATTTACCGGAGGAAAGTAGTTATAGTTAAACCAAACAATTTAATAATTAAACTGATTATTAACTTTTAAAATCAAATTTTATGAGACCAGGGACAAAAGCATGGAAGAATTTTATGGCCAAACTATATGGTATCGGTGCGGCAATTGTAATCGTAGGGGCACTATTCAAGATCATGCACTGGCCTGGTGCTGGTATAATGCTTACAATTGGATTGAGTACCGAAGCGGTGATTTTCTTTTTTTCAGCTTTTGAACCACCTCATGAAGAAGTGGATTGGAGTTTGGTTTATCCGGAATTGTCCGGTATGCATGGCAGCCATGAAGAAGAGACTGAAGCTGACAAGGGCACCATTACAGAACAACTTGACAACATGCTTGAAGAAGCAAAGATTGGCCCTGAACTTATTGAAAGCCTGGGACAAGGCATGCGAAACCTTTCTGAAAACGCAAATAAAATTGCTGATGTGTCGGCAGGAACTGTTGCCACCAATGAATTTGTTTCCAATATAAAAACGGCTTCAAAGTCTGTTGAAAGTCTGTCAAGCTCATATGATGAAGCGCGTAATTCTATTTCATCTTCTGTTAGTCAGTTGTCCGGTTCCTATTCAAAAGCTATTCAATCGTTGGAAACATTTTCCAACTCAAGTGCAAGCTCTTATGAACAGGCCCAAACCTATTCAGAGCAACTGGGTAAAGTTTCTAAAAATCTTTCCGCTCTCAAC
This genomic window contains:
- the gldL gene encoding gliding motility protein GldL, whose protein sequence is MRPGTKAWKNFMAKLYGIGAAIVIVGALFKIMHWPGAGIMLTIGLSTEAVIFFFSAFEPPHEEVDWSLVYPELSGMHGSHEEETEADKGTITEQLDNMLEEAKIGPELIESLGQGMRNLSENANKIADVSAGTVATNEFVSNIKTASKSVESLSSSYDEARNSISSSVSQLSGSYSKAIQSLETFSNSSASSYEQAQTYSEQLGKVSKNLSALNASYELQLQGSQDHLGSTNKLYAGIEELMKNLNASVEDTRKYKAEMESLSSNLAALNTIYGNMLSALNYKK
- a CDS encoding SUMF1/EgtB/PvdO family nonheme iron enzyme, translating into MKKLLILCSFAALVASCSHGTGELVGVLGREEWFQPDPFGMNYIHPGGYNMGPSDEDVTFSHTTKSKTVSVQSFYIDDSEISNNEYRQFVFWVRDSIAHRILIEQGIGEHGVSTNQYDEEIDPPTVNWDEGIEWDDQQVREALIDMYLPESERFYRRKEIDTRKLNFEYYWIDLRTAAMKMNRFLPSKTPDANGQDFIDGKGNYTVTKTVHKGDGFYEPVTKKGVDRSVFIIKDIINVYPDTLAWVHDYTYAFNEPMTNMYFWHPAYDDYPVVGVSWKQARAFCIWRTQLLNSFLQSNGGTFVNDFRLPTEAEWEWAARGDLLLSPYPWGGPYIRNARGCFLCNFKPMRGLYFDDGGFHTVPIYSYNPNDFGLYCMAGNAAEWTSNAFDESAYDFAHDQNSDYVYEAQENEPSVLKRKVIRGGSWKDVGYYCQTSSRTYEYQDTAKCYIGFRCVMTYLGRAKGSDGNADKSFTGGK
- the topA gene encoding type I DNA topoisomerase, which produces MAKNLFIVESPAKAKTIEGFLGKEYTVKSSIGHIRDLIQKKMGIDIANNFEPQYEISPEKKGVVAELKKLAKSADTVWLATDEDREGEAIAWHLYEALDLNDKKTKRVVYSEITKPAILKAIDNPRKIDQHLVDAQQARRVLDRLVGYELSPILWKKVKPSLSAGRVQSVAVRLIVEREREIMNFKSVSTYKVSAVFETEGKALIKAELSKKLATLDEAKAFLEKCKTADFSISNLETKPAKKSPSAPFTTSTLQQEAGRKFGYSVAHTMSIAQRLYEAGKITYMRTDSVNLSDAALDAAQNEIKRIYGDKYHQLRKYKTKSKGAQEAHEAIRPTYMNQPTVDGEVQEMRLYDLIWKRTLASQMADAELEKTTVTITVSTASEIFIAQGEVLKFDGFLKVYMETKENDGDEDEATEGILPPMKIGEKLISQNITATERFSHHPPRYTEASLVKKLEELGIGRPSTYAPTISTVQKRGYVVKEDRVGTSRNYNVLTLKGTELKQEVQSENTGAEKSKLFPSDIGMVVTDFLIANFKEILDYNFTAHVEEEFDEIAEGKLTWTKMLDQFYKPFHKTVEAAEGSERASGEKILGKDPKTGRTVLVRIGRFGPMVQLGEQHDEEKPRYASMRKDQRIDNITLEDALTLFKLPRIVGKFENDDITVAIGRFGPYIKNNGAFVSIPREDDPYTISLERCEEILRLPKMPKVLGTHNGQEISVNKGRFGPYIKYGNTFASLSKGEDPFSVTLPRAIELIDAKLLKDAEKNIKLFPENADVKVVNGRYGPCIQIGRKFFKIPKGKAPVDLTLQECLEVAGVTSSDEITKAKFGKFTKGKTPEAKKEKPAKKTPAKKTVSPVTPAKAKKAVKKTIAKKSKSRVKI
- a CDS encoding type IX secretion system membrane protein PorP/SprF — protein: MKKTLTTLALAVSAGASFAQQDAQFSQNMFNKLSINPGFAGTNKAICATALYRQQWVSFPGAPKTGLISIDAFVNPVHGGLGLTVCSDQLGFDKTLIAKAAYSYHMVVGPGTLGIGLEAGMIQKQLSGTWVTPDAAYPATQDASIPDANAAKTVFDLGFGAYYTTDNGMYFGLSSTHLPQTTFKKDAAPSVAGAVADIYRFQNARHYYIMAGYPFSITDDIKIIPSVLAKTDATSTQLDINARAVWKDMVWAGASYRLTDAIVALVGFEWNKLRIGYSFDVTTSAIKNYSNNTHEIMIGYCFKPFKPPVPAEHRNVRFL
- a CDS encoding formimidoylglutamase, coding for MELKDFFSPIDLSVFNDGESYSKNRLGATVRIFSTESEFPKLEKVKLAIIGVEDDRRSLNNEGCGLASHYIREYLYKLSDHKFNIGIADLGNIKAGHKVEDTYFAVADACSQLISQKIIPVIIGGGNDIAFAQYQAYEKLSQTINMVAVDQNFDLGDADETLNSKTYLGKIILQQPNYLFNYSNIGYQTYFVDHKELDLMTKLYFDVYRLGQVRAKIEEVEPIVRNADMMSFDISAIRQSDAPGCYNTTPNGFYGEEACQITRYAGMSDKLTSIGFYEINPKKDKAGQTAHLVAQMIWYFVEGFCNRKQDFPFKTGTDYTKYRVVIKNNEYELTFYKSNKSDRWWMEVPYPPDKRLKFERHYWVPCSYDEYQEACKDEMPDRWWQTFQKLG